The following proteins are encoded in a genomic region of Methylobacterium tardum:
- a CDS encoding ABC transporter permease — protein MGAYILRRLLIAIPSLLGISLILFTVLALAPGDPFGELASNPNVPPEVRAALRVKFGLDDPILTRYLHWLTAMLQGDWGFSFASRVNVDTLILQRLPTTLFVVGSSQVLALLIAVPVGLYAARRPYSLADQVANTLAFVGFSLPTFFTGLLFILLFSIKLGWLPFVYQADLPGSGLPWLWANVRQAIMPVAVLGFFQAASYTRYVRASALDVARLDYVTTARAKGLTEGTVTRRHIARNALIPVVTLVALQIPAVFGGAIVTEQIFRIPGIGSLLIDAMLANDTPVVMAVTFVFAGLVILFNLVADLLYGWLDPRIALR, from the coding sequence ATGGGCGCCTACATCCTGCGACGCCTCCTGATCGCGATTCCGAGCCTGCTCGGCATCAGCCTGATCCTGTTCACCGTCCTGGCGCTCGCGCCGGGCGACCCGTTCGGCGAACTCGCCAGCAACCCGAACGTGCCGCCGGAGGTTCGGGCGGCTCTGCGCGTCAAGTTCGGCCTCGATGACCCGATCCTCACCCGCTACCTGCACTGGCTCACCGCCATGCTGCAGGGGGATTGGGGCTTCTCGTTCGCCAGCCGGGTGAACGTCGACACCCTGATCCTGCAGCGGCTGCCCACGACCCTGTTCGTGGTCGGCTCCTCGCAGGTCCTGGCGCTGCTGATCGCCGTGCCGGTGGGCCTCTATGCGGCGCGCCGGCCCTACTCGCTCGCCGACCAGGTCGCCAACACGCTGGCCTTCGTGGGTTTCTCGCTGCCGACCTTCTTCACCGGGCTGCTGTTCATCCTGCTGTTCTCGATCAAGCTCGGCTGGCTGCCCTTCGTCTACCAGGCCGACCTGCCGGGCTCCGGCCTGCCCTGGCTCTGGGCGAATGTCCGGCAGGCGATCATGCCGGTGGCGGTGCTGGGCTTCTTCCAGGCCGCCTCCTACACCCGCTACGTGCGCGCCTCGGCGCTGGACGTCGCCCGCCTCGACTACGTCACCACGGCCCGGGCCAAGGGCCTGACCGAGGGCACGGTGACCCGCCGGCACATCGCCCGCAACGCCCTGATCCCCGTGGTGACGCTCGTCGCCCTCCAGATCCCCGCGGTGTTCGGCGGCGCCATCGTCACCGAGCAGATCTTCCGGATCCCGGGCATCGGCTCGCTGCTGATCGACGCCATGCTGGCCAACGACACGCCGGTGGTGATGGCGGTGACCTTCGTGTTCGCCGGCCTCGTCATCCTGTTCAACCTCGTCGCGGACCTGCTCTATGGCTGGCTCGACCCTCGCATCGCCCTCCGATGA
- a CDS encoding ABC transporter permease, with amino-acid sequence MAGSTLASPSDEAVPVARAPASPGRETWRRFRRHRLALASVGVLALLVAGVVFGGLLWPVAIGDIDFAAQLQGPSWDHPFGTDDLGQDLLARMIYGGRISLAVGFAAMAVASLIGVLVGALAGMSRRFLDPVLMWLTDLFLSLPQLPLLLLVIYLFRDSLKAVFGSQGGVFLMIVAVIGGLRWMPVARLVRAQFLSLREKEFVEAARSQGATTGHLVRRHILPNALGPVIVAASIEVSSAIIAESTLSFLGLGFPPDIPTWGRLLFDAKDHLDVAPHWALFPGGAIFLTVLSINFIGDGLRDALDPRRVL; translated from the coding sequence ATGGCTGGCTCGACCCTCGCATCGCCCTCCGATGAGGCGGTGCCCGTCGCCCGCGCGCCGGCTTCGCCGGGGCGGGAGACGTGGCGGCGCTTCCGGCGGCACCGGCTGGCGCTCGCCAGCGTCGGCGTGCTGGCGCTCCTCGTCGCCGGCGTGGTGTTCGGCGGCCTGCTCTGGCCCGTCGCCATCGGCGACATCGACTTCGCGGCCCAGCTCCAGGGCCCGTCCTGGGACCACCCGTTCGGCACCGACGATCTCGGCCAAGACCTGCTCGCCCGGATGATCTACGGCGGCCGGATCTCGCTCGCCGTGGGCTTCGCCGCCATGGCGGTGGCGAGCCTGATCGGCGTGCTGGTCGGCGCGCTCGCCGGCATGTCGCGCCGGTTCCTCGACCCGGTGCTGATGTGGCTGACCGACCTGTTCCTGTCGCTGCCGCAGCTGCCGCTGCTGCTCCTCGTGATCTACCTGTTCCGCGACAGCCTGAAGGCCGTGTTCGGCAGCCAGGGCGGCGTGTTCCTGATGATCGTCGCGGTGATCGGGGGCCTGCGCTGGATGCCGGTCGCCCGGTTGGTTCGGGCGCAGTTCCTGTCCCTGCGCGAGAAGGAGTTCGTGGAGGCCGCCCGCTCGCAGGGCGCGACCACCGGCCACCTCGTGCGCCGCCACATCCTGCCGAACGCGCTGGGGCCGGTGATCGTGGCGGCCTCGATCGAGGTCTCGTCCGCGATCATCGCGGAATCGACCCTGTCCTTCCTGGGGCTCGGCTTCCCGCCCGACATCCCGACCTGGGGGCGGCTGCTGTTCGACGCCAAGGACCATCTCGACGTCGCCCCGCACTGGGCGCTGTTCCCGGGGGGCGCGATCTTCCTGACGGTGCTGTCGATCAACTTCATCGGCGACGGTTTGCGCGACGCCCTCGACCCGCGGCGGGTACTCTAG
- a CDS encoding ABC transporter ATP-binding protein yields the protein MADPVDPILSVSDLTVSFRSDGRWREVVHGVSFDVGPRETVALVGESGSGKSVSALSILRLLPRDASRIGGRVRFEGRELLAAPEAEMRRVRGDSIAMIFQEPMTSLNPVLTIGFQIAEALIRHRGLSRSAAEAEALRLLDKVRIPAARSRLHEYPHRFSGGMRQRVMIAMALACRPKLLIADEPTTALDVTIQAQILDLIKSLQDEEGMSVLFITHDMGVVAEIADRTVVMYRGRAVEAGPTARIFDAPAEPYTRALLAAVPRLGTMAGRPRPMRFPVVDRATGLAAPTPETPETVRAADRPVLEVRDLTTRFDIRSGLLGRVTGRVHAVERVSFSLAAGETLALVGESGCGKSTTGRAILRLVEPLSGSVLLDGEDITGLGPKTLRARRQRMQMIFQDPFASLDPRLSVGAAVAEPLLINRLAPPREARQRAENLLARVGLPPETAGRFPHEFSGGQRQRICIARALALNPRLIVADEAVSALDVSVKAQVVNLMLDLQAEFGLAYLFISHDMAVVERVSHRVAVMYLGEIVEIGPRAAIFGDPQHPYTKKLLAAVPVPDPARRGERHALPDDEIRSPIRAPDYVPPERLYREVAPGHVVQDWGADWAAAAPEIAAA from the coding sequence ATGGCAGATCCGGTGGACCCGATCCTCTCGGTCTCAGACCTCACCGTGTCCTTCCGCTCGGACGGGCGCTGGCGCGAGGTCGTGCACGGCGTCTCGTTCGATGTCGGGCCCCGCGAGACCGTGGCCCTCGTCGGCGAATCCGGCTCCGGCAAGAGCGTCAGCGCCCTGTCGATCCTGCGCCTCCTGCCGCGGGACGCGAGCCGCATCGGCGGGCGCGTGCGCTTCGAAGGCCGCGAGCTGCTCGCCGCCCCCGAGGCCGAGATGCGGCGGGTGCGCGGCGATTCCATCGCCATGATCTTCCAGGAGCCGATGACCTCCCTGAACCCGGTCCTGACCATCGGCTTCCAGATCGCCGAGGCGCTGATCCGGCACCGGGGCCTGTCGCGGTCCGCCGCCGAGGCAGAGGCGCTCCGGCTCCTCGACAAGGTCCGGATCCCGGCCGCCCGGTCGCGCCTGCACGAGTACCCGCACCGCTTCTCGGGCGGCATGCGCCAGCGGGTGATGATCGCCATGGCGCTCGCCTGCCGGCCGAAGCTCCTCATCGCCGACGAGCCGACCACGGCGCTCGACGTCACGATCCAGGCCCAGATCCTCGACCTCATCAAGAGCCTGCAGGACGAGGAGGGCATGTCGGTCCTGTTCATCACCCACGACATGGGCGTGGTCGCCGAGATCGCCGACCGCACCGTGGTGATGTACCGGGGCCGCGCCGTGGAGGCCGGCCCGACCGCGCGGATCTTCGACGCCCCCGCCGAGCCCTACACGCGGGCGCTGCTGGCCGCGGTCCCGCGCCTCGGGACCATGGCGGGCCGTCCCCGCCCGATGCGCTTCCCGGTGGTCGACCGGGCCACCGGCCTGGCGGCGCCGACGCCCGAGACCCCCGAAACCGTCCGGGCCGCCGACCGCCCGGTGCTGGAGGTGCGCGACCTGACCACCCGGTTCGACATCCGCTCCGGGCTCCTCGGCCGCGTGACCGGCCGGGTCCACGCGGTGGAGCGGGTCTCGTTCAGCCTCGCGGCCGGGGAGACCCTGGCGCTCGTCGGCGAGTCCGGCTGCGGCAAGTCCACCACCGGCCGCGCGATCCTGCGCCTCGTCGAGCCGCTCTCGGGCTCGGTCCTTCTCGACGGCGAGGACATCACCGGCCTCGGTCCCAAGACCCTGCGCGCCCGCCGCCAGCGCATGCAGATGATCTTCCAGGACCCGTTCGCCAGCCTCGACCCGCGCCTGAGCGTCGGCGCGGCGGTGGCGGAGCCGCTGCTGATCAACCGTCTCGCGCCGCCCCGGGAAGCGCGCCAGCGGGCCGAGAACCTGCTCGCCCGGGTCGGGCTTCCCCCCGAGACCGCCGGGCGCTTTCCCCACGAGTTCTCCGGCGGCCAGCGCCAGCGCATCTGCATCGCCCGGGCGCTCGCCCTGAACCCCCGCCTGATCGTCGCCGACGAGGCGGTCTCGGCGCTCGACGTCTCGGTGAAGGCGCAGGTCGTGAACCTGATGCTCGACCTCCAGGCGGAGTTCGGCCTCGCCTACCTGTTCATCTCGCACGACATGGCGGTGGTCGAGCGGGTGAGCCACCGGGTGGCGGTGATGTATCTCGGCGAGATCGTGGAGATCGGCCCCCGAGCCGCGATCTTCGGCGACCCACAGCACCCCTACACGAAGAAGCTGCTGGCCGCCGTGCCGGTCCCGGATCCGGCCCGGCGCGGCGAGCGGCACGCCCTGCCGGACGACGAGATCCGCAGCCCGATCCGCGCGCCCGACTACGTGCCGCCGGAGCGGCTCTACCGGGAGGTCGCCCCCGGCCACGTCGTTCAGGACTGGGGCGCCGACTGGGCCGCAGCGGCACCGGAGATCGCGGCCGCCTGA
- a CDS encoding GFA family protein has product MAGDITIRSGQCHCGAVRFEARLTDDLASARRCTCSYCRMRGAVVVMAEKGGIRILRGTDTLTSYRFHTGAAQHFFCSRCGIYTHHQRRSNQDLYAVNAACLDGVSPFDFPEVPVMDGVNHTNDTGKPTRRAGTLCFNPAE; this is encoded by the coding sequence ATGGCGGGCGACATCACCATCCGGTCCGGCCAATGCCATTGCGGCGCCGTGCGGTTCGAAGCACGGCTCACGGATGACCTCGCCTCGGCCCGGCGCTGCACATGCTCCTATTGCCGGATGCGCGGGGCCGTCGTCGTCATGGCCGAGAAGGGCGGGATCAGGATCCTGCGCGGCACGGACACGCTGACGAGCTACCGCTTCCACACCGGCGCCGCGCAGCACTTCTTCTGCTCCCGATGCGGGATCTACACGCATCATCAGCGACGTTCGAACCAGGACCTCTACGCCGTCAATGCGGCGTGCCTGGACGGGGTCAGCCCGTTCGATTTTCCGGAGGTGCCGGTGATGGATGGGGTCAACCACACGAACGATACCGGCAAGCCGACGCGCCGCGCCGGCACGTTGTGCTTCAACCCGGCCGAGTGA
- a CDS encoding cupin domain-containing protein, producing the protein MRRGRGLAVAGFCVAGTLIFAGAATAQEVKRTELGRMPVSGDDSREIVMQLVEVPPGATSRRHVHNGEEAFYVIEGGSAQLHGQEPKERPTGERGINKRGVPHAGYTVVGDRTLRILSVYVVDKGRPLQEAAD; encoded by the coding sequence ATGAGACGCGGGCGCGGCCTTGCTGTGGCGGGCTTCTGTGTGGCGGGCACCCTGATCTTCGCGGGCGCCGCGACGGCGCAGGAGGTCAAGCGGACCGAGCTCGGCCGCATGCCGGTCTCGGGCGACGACAGCCGGGAGATCGTCATGCAGCTGGTCGAGGTTCCGCCGGGGGCGACCTCGCGGCGACACGTCCACAACGGTGAGGAGGCCTTCTACGTCATCGAGGGCGGCTCGGCGCAGTTGCACGGTCAGGAGCCGAAGGAGCGGCCCACGGGCGAGCGCGGGATCAACAAGCGCGGTGTTCCCCATGCCGGCTACACGGTGGTCGGCGACAGGACCTTGAGGATCCTGTCGGTCTACGTCGTCGACAAGGGCCGCCCGCTCCAGGAGGCTGCCGACTGA